In one window of Methanosarcina vacuolata Z-761 DNA:
- a CDS encoding class I SAM-dependent methyltransferase produces MSSSEIQIKEMVAYKWDLASGTFDTHAGHGIQSQKERDAWKRAFLKVFPEKSLKILDVGCGTGELSLLFAEMGHEVTGIDISGQMLKIAKAKAESCGTEIIFREGDAENPPFDTSSFDIVFSRHLLWTLPNPKTAVENWNKLLRKNGKVVIIDGVWDSGTLESRIRRNAGVLLTLLLERKDPRKGHSDYSDELKARLPHSGGAPLEKVKEYLSNSGFENIQVFDLKEVKAAQKEKMPLGERVVRSYQYYLICGRK; encoded by the coding sequence ATGTCTTCTTCAGAAATCCAGATAAAAGAGATGGTAGCCTATAAATGGGACCTTGCATCCGGGACTTTTGATACTCATGCAGGACATGGGATACAGAGTCAAAAAGAAAGAGACGCCTGGAAGCGTGCTTTCTTGAAGGTTTTTCCGGAAAAAAGTTTGAAAATTCTTGACGTTGGCTGCGGGACAGGAGAATTAAGCTTACTGTTTGCTGAAATGGGGCATGAGGTTACAGGAATTGACATTTCCGGACAAATGCTGAAAATCGCAAAAGCAAAGGCTGAGTCCTGCGGAACTGAAATAATTTTTAGGGAGGGAGATGCAGAAAACCCTCCTTTTGATACATCTTCTTTTGATATTGTGTTCAGCCGTCATCTTCTCTGGACACTCCCTAATCCAAAAACAGCCGTGGAGAACTGGAATAAGCTCCTGCGAAAAAATGGAAAAGTTGTGATTATCGATGGAGTATGGGACAGCGGGACTCTGGAGTCCAGGATTCGAAGAAACGCAGGTGTTCTTTTGACACTGCTCCTTGAAAGAAAAGACCCCCGAAAAGGACACTCTGACTATTCAGATGAACTCAAAGCCCGGCTCCCGCATTCCGGAGGAGCTCCGCTTGAAAAAGTAAAGGAGTATCTGTCTAATTCGGGCTTTGAAAATATCCAGGTCTTTGACCTGAAAGAAGTAAAAGCGGCCCAGAAAGAGAAGATGCCGTTAGGTGAACGGGTTGTACGCAGTTATCAGTACTATCTCATCTGCGGCCGAAAATAA
- a CDS encoding iron ABC transporter substrate-binding protein, producing the protein MNQKIYNILLLPLLLPIVMLSGCVENTNQQAVPTSSTELQNSSTVQITDMMGRQLTVPAEISSVIGTSSPSAILVYMLAPDKLAGWNSKQNFTQPFMDENYSNLPVIGNWLGSKTGNYETIIDMHPDIVIESTATNGETNEAIERRQENLGSIPVVAINDSILFVTQSDPTIEYVGKLLNCEAQAKKLIELRSSILNEINSTVKDIPENEKVRVYYAEGPEGLMTDPSGSQHSQVIDICGGINVADCPLTPVSGMTQVSIEQVMNWNPQIIITSNPQFYASVYSDTLWKSVDAVQNKRIYLAPQNPFCWIDRPQGPHLILGTAWTAKMLYPDLFADMDLSELTRKFYSEFFHYDLKDEELNTLLNPATKT; encoded by the coding sequence ATGAATCAAAAAATATATAATATATTGCTTCTCCCCCTTCTGCTTCCAATTGTTATGCTCTCTGGATGTGTAGAAAATACGAATCAACAGGCGGTCCCAACCTCAAGCACTGAGCTTCAGAATTCAAGTACAGTGCAAATCACCGATATGATGGGAAGACAGTTAACTGTGCCTGCGGAAATATCCTCGGTTATAGGTACTTCTTCGCCTTCCGCCATCCTTGTGTATATGCTTGCGCCGGACAAACTTGCAGGCTGGAACTCCAAACAAAATTTCACCCAACCCTTCATGGATGAAAATTACTCAAATCTACCTGTAATAGGAAACTGGTTAGGAAGCAAGACCGGAAATTATGAAACTATAATTGATATGCATCCAGACATTGTTATTGAAAGCACAGCCACAAATGGAGAAACTAATGAAGCTATAGAACGCAGGCAGGAAAATCTCGGCAGCATTCCGGTGGTGGCTATTAATGATTCTATTCTTTTTGTGACACAATCCGATCCTACTATCGAATATGTGGGCAAGCTGCTTAATTGCGAAGCCCAGGCAAAAAAACTGATTGAACTCCGCAGTTCAATTCTTAATGAAATCAACAGTACTGTAAAAGACATACCCGAAAATGAAAAAGTACGGGTTTACTATGCCGAAGGCCCTGAAGGCCTGATGACCGACCCTTCGGGATCGCAACATTCCCAGGTAATTGATATCTGCGGAGGTATCAACGTTGCCGACTGTCCTCTCACGCCTGTAAGCGGCATGACCCAGGTCTCAATAGAACAGGTCATGAACTGGAACCCCCAGATAATTATCACTTCCAATCCACAGTTCTATGCAAGCGTATATTCAGACACTCTCTGGAAAAGCGTGGATGCTGTCCAGAACAAAAGGATATATCTCGCTCCTCAGAATCCTTTCTGCTGGATTGACAGACCTCAGGGCCCTCACCTTATCCTGGGAACTGCCTGGACTGCAAAAATGCTGTATCCTGATCTTTTCGCAGATATGGACCTCTCCGAACTGACCCGCAAGTTCTACTCGGAATTCTTCCACTATGACCTTAAGGATGAAGAACTTAACACGCTCCTTAACCCTGCAACTAAAACCTGA
- a CDS encoding FmdE family protein — protein MYKLHKNSDEEKHQMETILKQVKDPELLSQIEKVVPFHGFLTSGALIGIQMLNIARRELDVRDGERIYVTCETKSCMPDPFQILAGATIGNNGLKIMNFGKMAVTVNKQAPEGANSIKGIRILLDPEKTKDYPKLHAWFLNTEKLPHTEVLPILLAAGEKVYSWKFVDLEVPVRMKKRIQCCKNCGEMFIQHDNELLCGGCTE, from the coding sequence GTGTACAAATTGCACAAAAATTCAGATGAAGAAAAACACCAGATGGAGACGATTCTGAAGCAAGTAAAGGATCCAGAACTACTTTCACAGATCGAAAAAGTAGTCCCCTTTCACGGCTTCCTGACCTCTGGGGCATTAATCGGCATCCAGATGCTCAATATCGCAAGACGGGAGCTCGATGTCCGGGACGGGGAACGCATATACGTGACCTGCGAAACAAAAAGCTGTATGCCTGACCCATTCCAGATCCTTGCCGGAGCTACCATCGGAAACAATGGGTTGAAGATCATGAACTTTGGGAAGATGGCGGTCACGGTAAACAAACAGGCGCCTGAAGGAGCTAACAGCATAAAAGGGATACGAATCCTCCTCGACCCTGAGAAAACAAAGGATTATCCCAAACTTCACGCCTGGTTCCTGAACACCGAAAAACTTCCTCATACGGAGGTTTTACCAATCCTCCTGGCTGCAGGAGAAAAAGTGTATTCCTGGAAATTTGTGGACCTTGAAGTTCCGGTTCGAATGAAAAAGAGGATACAGTGCTGTAAAAATTGCGGTGAAATGTTCATTCAACATGATAACGAGCTGCTGTGCGGCGGTTGCACAGAATAA
- a CDS encoding 4Fe-4S dicluster domain-containing protein produces the protein MQEDMRLSVFAEKKDKQLIYSPEKCIGCGTCVQACPKGNLAIGAVGAITRGLVDADFLEMKESEACLVCGICAKVCPTGALEMKQEGKTLTDISYLFRAMKPTSVNESCVHCGLCEDICPQGCIEVTRDISADGKLKLVGKTNIDTECCVHCGWCAAVCPVNAISVEKPFEGRWTRDEDVCQTCHTCVEVCPANAIFNKKAKPGERVEKISHRPDACIYCGACAVACPVNAIDVRKTAILPEMEKKGVLEKKLLETPAPEAMLRTRLETDEAACLGCGNCVIVCPVNAYSDRELAAGHLNNMDEKALLGVKNGRISVIDQDRCGADGACAMICPVDAIRLVKKEVE, from the coding sequence ATGCAAGAAGATATGCGATTGTCTGTCTTTGCCGAAAAAAAAGACAAGCAGCTGATCTATTCCCCCGAAAAATGCATTGGCTGCGGGACCTGCGTACAGGCATGCCCCAAAGGTAACCTGGCCATAGGGGCTGTTGGAGCTATAACAAGAGGGTTGGTAGATGCGGATTTCCTGGAAATGAAAGAAAGTGAAGCCTGCCTGGTCTGTGGAATTTGTGCGAAAGTTTGCCCCACAGGTGCTCTTGAAATGAAGCAGGAAGGAAAAACCCTCACTGACATTTCTTATCTTTTCAGGGCTATGAAACCGACGTCAGTAAACGAAAGCTGCGTCCACTGTGGGCTTTGTGAGGATATCTGCCCTCAAGGCTGTATTGAGGTAACACGGGATATTTCAGCGGATGGAAAACTGAAGCTTGTCGGAAAAACCAATATTGATACCGAATGCTGTGTCCACTGCGGCTGGTGTGCAGCAGTCTGTCCGGTTAATGCTATTTCTGTAGAAAAGCCCTTTGAAGGGCGCTGGACCAGGGATGAGGATGTCTGCCAGACCTGCCACACCTGTGTGGAAGTCTGTCCTGCAAATGCTATTTTCAATAAAAAAGCTAAACCTGGAGAAAGAGTCGAAAAGATCAGTCACCGCCCCGATGCCTGTATTTACTGTGGAGCCTGTGCAGTTGCCTGCCCTGTTAACGCCATAGATGTCAGAAAAACTGCAATTCTCCCGGAAATGGAGAAAAAGGGCGTTCTTGAGAAGAAGCTGCTTGAAACCCCTGCTCCAGAGGCTATGCTCCGTACTCGCCTGGAAACCGATGAAGCTGCATGTCTGGGCTGCGGAAACTGTGTAATTGTCTGTCCGGTAAATGCCTATTCTGACCGTGAACTTGCAGCCGGGCACCTGAACAACATGGACGAAAAAGCTCTTCTTGGGGTTAAGAACGGGAGAATTTCAGTCATAGACCAGGACCGCTGTGGAGCAGATGGAGCCTGCGCCATGATTTGTCCTGTTGACGCTATCAGGCTTGTAAAAAAAGAGGTGGAATAA
- a CDS encoding formylmethanofuran dehydrogenase subunit A, with product MAGTIAIKNGYVFDPLNEINGEIMDVFIKDGKVVRELSAADLKDAKVIDASGMTVMPGGVDSHSHVAGAKVNAGRSMRPEDHYKSNLQKTSLTHSGSGYTVPSVYKQGYDYAAMGYTTVFEAAIPPLEARHTHEEMRATPLLDMGGYLILGNNFFLMRYLRDGDIEKAAAYVAWMMKTHKSYGIKCVNPAGVENWGWGKNVHSLDEANIHFEITPRETIKGLSEVNELLGMPVPLHLHANNLGHPGCYTITKDSLKILDGIKPRQDMDVEWAETKIDPSRDRSVYLAHMMFNSFAGTTWGDCESGVKDIAEYINNKDHVVIDSGCTPFGEATVMTGDGPAIQDMYKLTGNKWSNTDVEMEGGSGVIPFTYLKANPVHSLQWAMGLECLLLINDPWKTIMTTDSPNGGPFTKYPEVMTWIMSEAFRKQTFSECHKWANDRSELGSINRELSLYDLAILTRANPAKTIGMAHRKGSLGLGADGDVTVYNINPQQLDTNNYEALLQAFRKAEYTVKGGEIVSVKGDIVSVPEKRTYYSEVHVEDEREKEMLVDVKEWFRYYTLGFANYPTPEKYLKNPTPIQVNVVR from the coding sequence ATGGCAGGAACAATTGCAATTAAGAACGGATACGTCTTTGATCCCCTCAATGAAATAAATGGGGAAATTATGGATGTCTTCATCAAGGACGGAAAAGTTGTAAGAGAGCTTTCTGCAGCCGACCTAAAAGACGCAAAGGTTATTGATGCCTCTGGTATGACGGTTATGCCCGGAGGGGTTGACTCCCACTCTCACGTTGCAGGGGCAAAGGTTAACGCCGGCAGGTCGATGCGTCCTGAAGACCATTATAAATCAAATCTTCAGAAGACTTCACTTACCCATTCAGGCTCAGGTTACACTGTTCCCTCTGTTTACAAACAGGGATACGATTACGCAGCAATGGGTTATACAACTGTTTTTGAGGCCGCGATTCCCCCTCTTGAAGCGCGCCATACCCATGAAGAGATGCGTGCGACTCCGCTCCTTGACATGGGAGGATACCTGATACTTGGAAACAACTTCTTTTTGATGCGCTACCTCAGAGATGGAGATATCGAAAAGGCTGCGGCTTATGTGGCCTGGATGATGAAAACTCACAAGTCCTATGGAATTAAGTGTGTCAACCCTGCAGGAGTCGAAAACTGGGGCTGGGGTAAAAACGTACACTCTCTTGATGAAGCCAACATCCATTTCGAAATTACCCCAAGAGAAACTATAAAAGGGCTTAGCGAGGTCAATGAACTCCTCGGCATGCCTGTACCTCTTCACCTGCACGCAAATAACCTGGGACATCCCGGCTGTTATACAATTACTAAAGATTCCCTCAAAATCCTCGACGGCATAAAACCCAGGCAGGATATGGATGTGGAATGGGCTGAAACCAAAATTGATCCTTCAAGGGACCGTTCCGTATACCTCGCCCACATGATGTTCAACAGTTTTGCAGGCACTACCTGGGGAGACTGTGAATCCGGGGTAAAAGATATTGCAGAATATATCAACAACAAAGACCATGTAGTAATCGATAGTGGATGCACGCCCTTCGGAGAAGCCACGGTTATGACAGGAGATGGGCCTGCCATCCAGGATATGTACAAGCTTACAGGAAACAAGTGGTCGAATACTGACGTTGAGATGGAGGGCGGGTCAGGTGTTATCCCCTTCACTTACTTAAAAGCTAATCCGGTACACAGCCTGCAGTGGGCAATGGGACTTGAATGTCTCCTGCTTATCAATGACCCCTGGAAGACAATTATGACCACTGACAGCCCCAACGGTGGGCCGTTTACGAAATATCCGGAAGTTATGACCTGGATCATGTCCGAAGCTTTCAGGAAACAGACCTTTAGCGAATGCCATAAATGGGCAAACGATAGGAGTGAACTCGGAAGCATAAACCGGGAACTTTCCCTCTATGACCTTGCAATCCTGACCAGGGCAAACCCTGCTAAAACAATTGGCATGGCCCACAGGAAAGGTTCTCTTGGATTGGGCGCTGATGGAGATGTCACAGTCTATAACATAAATCCACAGCAGCTTGACACAAACAACTATGAGGCTCTACTTCAGGCTTTCAGGAAGGCCGAATACACTGTAAAGGGCGGCGAAATTGTATCTGTTAAAGGAGATATTGTTTCCGTACCTGAAAAACGGACCTATTATTCCGAAGTACATGTGGAAGACGAGCGGGAAAAGGAGATGCTGGTCGACGTGAAGGAATGGTTCAGGTACTACACCCTGGGCTTTGCTAACTATCCAACTCCAGAAAAGTATCTGAAAAATCCGACTCCCATACAGGTTAACGTGGTGAGGTGA
- a CDS encoding formylmethanofuran dehydrogenase subunit C, with translation MTEGVLINKNEIESKLEAVIKPGSFAGESAEKIAEVMLIPKKEIDIKLEADVITPDAFAGKSAEEIGNLAIWQGPKTYPLSEFFEVIGNGGSSAAETLIRIKGDAIRVKRIGEGMSAGKIEIEGSAGMHVGTGMKGGEIVVYGDADSWAGMEMTGGLLNIKGNAGDHVGCAYRGKWHGMKGGRIVIEGSARHQLGGGMDGGEILVEGNVESFCGIRQNGGLIFVKGNALRGVGAEMAGGTIVVGGKIERFSPGFEFVSMENSVTSGEVELIGEFKKFTGDFAISKRAKGALYVVADTNPEL, from the coding sequence ATGACAGAGGGAGTTCTTATTAATAAAAATGAAATTGAAAGTAAACTTGAGGCAGTTATAAAGCCGGGCTCATTTGCTGGCGAAAGCGCGGAAAAAATAGCAGAAGTAATGCTTATTCCTAAAAAAGAGATTGACATTAAACTGGAAGCCGACGTTATAACTCCTGACGCCTTTGCAGGCAAAAGTGCCGAAGAAATTGGAAACCTGGCAATCTGGCAGGGGCCAAAGACCTATCCTCTCTCCGAGTTTTTTGAAGTAATAGGCAACGGAGGAAGTTCTGCAGCCGAGACCCTCATCCGCATAAAAGGTGACGCAATAAGAGTAAAAAGAATTGGTGAAGGCATGAGCGCAGGAAAAATCGAAATTGAAGGTTCTGCTGGCATGCACGTAGGCACCGGGATGAAAGGAGGAGAGATTGTCGTTTACGGAGACGCAGATTCCTGGGCAGGTATGGAAATGACAGGCGGACTCCTGAACATAAAAGGCAACGCTGGAGACCACGTGGGCTGCGCTTACAGAGGAAAATGGCACGGCATGAAAGGTGGACGGATCGTTATCGAAGGCTCTGCTCGCCATCAGCTTGGAGGCGGCATGGATGGCGGAGAAATTCTTGTAGAAGGCAATGTTGAAAGCTTCTGCGGAATCCGTCAGAACGGCGGGCTAATCTTCGTAAAAGGAAACGCTCTTCGTGGAGTCGGTGCTGAAATGGCAGGAGGCACCATAGTAGTTGGAGGCAAAATCGAGCGCTTCTCCCCAGGTTTCGAATTTGTATCCATGGAAAACAGCGTCACATCCGGAGAGGTTGAACTAATAGGCGAATTCAAGAAATTTACAGGAGACTTTGCGATCAGCAAGCGGGCAAAAGGAGCGCTTTACGTGGTTGCAGATACAAACCCTGAACTCTGA
- a CDS encoding molybdopterin dinucleotide binding domain-containing protein — protein MEVILISGSTINEGRLAKGGDKFTDEYTIECASCWISPVDFASLCSPSKVKVTSRNGKHSIVVYTKCTDAVQPGQVFMPRAIWSNVIIDPDTLSTGSPLYKGAPVTIEPTEEEVLSAEDVVLKIYIGGQ, from the coding sequence ATGGAAGTAATACTCATTAGCGGAAGTACGATTAATGAAGGCAGGCTTGCCAAAGGCGGGGACAAGTTTACAGACGAGTACACTATAGAGTGTGCATCGTGCTGGATTTCACCTGTAGATTTTGCATCACTTTGCTCTCCTTCTAAAGTAAAAGTAACAAGTCGGAACGGAAAACATTCGATTGTTGTTTACACAAAATGTACGGATGCAGTCCAGCCAGGACAGGTATTTATGCCAAGAGCCATCTGGTCGAATGTTATCATTGATCCTGATACTCTTTCCACGGGTTCTCCCCTCTATAAGGGTGCCCCGGTAACAATTGAGCCCACTGAAGAAGAGGTCCTTAGTGCCGAAGATGTAGTATTGAAAATTTATATCGGAGGGCAGTGA
- a CDS encoding formylmethanofuran dehydrogenase subunit B → MIYKNIVCPVCGASCDDIQVEFGDGKIEAKNACKMGNAKFQEVVSSHRLRQPLIKSEGKLTPAAWDEALERAADILVSAKRPLLFMGSETSCEAHEIGLKIGEYLGAIVDSNATICHGPTAMGIQESGKVGATEGQKKNRADLLVYWGTNPLESMPRQMSRYAVFPRGYWTKRGRFDRTVITIDPRKTPTAEASDLHVQLKPGSDYELISALMTLLHGKTPHPSVEEITGVPIPVMEEMLDMMKNCTFGAISVGLGLSSSIGKHRNAEIAMNFVKELNNFSKFTLGALRGHCNVAGFNQVASYMYGYPFGLDFMRGHPRYNPGEFTTVDLLREKDVDAALVMCADLVCHIPADCASLLAEMPMICLDIAPCPTVAASDIVLPGVIDAMECDGTFYRLDDVAVHFEPFTSSPFEFTKSNEDTLKQLFEKIKARK, encoded by the coding sequence ATGATTTACAAAAACATAGTCTGTCCGGTCTGCGGGGCATCCTGTGACGATATCCAGGTTGAATTCGGAGACGGAAAGATTGAAGCTAAAAACGCATGTAAGATGGGAAATGCCAAATTTCAGGAAGTTGTAAGTTCCCACAGGCTCAGGCAGCCCCTTATAAAGAGCGAAGGAAAATTAACCCCTGCCGCCTGGGATGAAGCTCTTGAAAGAGCAGCCGACATCCTTGTTTCGGCAAAGCGCCCCCTACTGTTCATGGGCAGTGAAACCTCCTGTGAAGCACATGAAATAGGGCTCAAGATAGGGGAATACCTTGGTGCAATTGTTGATTCCAATGCCACTATCTGCCACGGGCCAACAGCTATGGGAATTCAGGAATCCGGGAAAGTCGGTGCAACTGAAGGTCAAAAGAAAAACAGGGCAGACCTCCTGGTTTACTGGGGAACCAATCCTCTTGAATCCATGCCGAGACAGATGTCAAGGTACGCAGTTTTCCCGAGAGGTTACTGGACAAAACGCGGACGTTTCGACAGGACAGTTATCACTATAGACCCGAGAAAAACTCCAACTGCTGAAGCATCCGACCTTCACGTACAGCTCAAACCCGGCTCGGATTACGAACTGATTAGCGCACTTATGACCCTTCTTCACGGAAAAACTCCCCATCCGTCGGTAGAAGAGATCACAGGAGTTCCTATTCCCGTCATGGAAGAAATGCTCGATATGATGAAGAACTGCACCTTCGGAGCAATCTCAGTGGGGCTCGGGCTTTCCTCATCCATCGGAAAACACAGGAATGCCGAAATTGCCATGAATTTTGTAAAGGAGCTGAATAATTTCTCCAAGTTTACCCTCGGAGCTCTCCGTGGCCACTGTAACGTTGCAGGTTTTAACCAGGTTGCTTCCTACATGTACGGGTACCCCTTCGGGCTTGACTTCATGCGTGGACATCCACGTTACAACCCTGGAGAATTCACAACCGTAGATTTGCTTAGAGAAAAGGACGTGGATGCAGCTCTTGTAATGTGTGCTGACCTTGTCTGCCACATCCCTGCAGATTGCGCTTCTTTACTTGCTGAGATGCCCATGATTTGTCTGGATATCGCTCCCTGCCCGACCGTGGCTGCTTCGGATATTGTACTTCCAGGAGTCATTGACGCTATGGAATGCGATGGGACTTTCTACAGGCTGGACGACGTTGCCGTGCACTTCGAACCTTTCACAAGCTCGCCTTTCGAGTTTACGAAGAGCAATGAAGATACCCTGAAGCAGCTCTTTGAGAAAATCAAGGCACGAAAATAA
- a CDS encoding SIMPL domain-containing protein encodes MSQENKNDKLYYVIVALSVVLVLMSATIYAISQSGSEDNTENTISISGYAEQKVIPDTATMNIGVVIQSETAKEATDKNAALMNAVIAELKAMGLQDKEIQTSYVSVYPVYNYDANDTQTIKGYSASNSVQVTTKNLDNLSEIIDRSTAAGANNIGSVSFSVSDDKQKQLREDLMNKAVADASSKATTLAKSLGVEINGVQTSSVSETGVSGVDSKYDMQTETAAGAVSTPIQPGESTVSMSVQVTYYIE; translated from the coding sequence ATGTCACAGGAAAATAAAAACGATAAGCTTTATTACGTTATCGTTGCGCTATCCGTTGTTCTGGTGTTGATGTCAGCAACGATATACGCCATTTCACAGAGTGGGTCCGAAGATAATACGGAAAATACTATTTCCATTAGTGGATATGCTGAACAGAAAGTTATCCCTGATACGGCAACAATGAACATCGGTGTTGTAATTCAATCTGAAACTGCAAAGGAAGCGACAGATAAAAACGCAGCCCTTATGAACGCTGTAATAGCAGAACTCAAAGCAATGGGATTGCAGGACAAGGAAATACAGACATCGTATGTTTCCGTATACCCAGTATACAACTATGATGCAAATGATACGCAAACAATCAAAGGTTACTCTGCATCCAATAGTGTGCAGGTCACAACCAAAAATCTCGACAACCTGAGTGAGATCATTGATAGGTCCACAGCCGCAGGCGCTAATAATATTGGAAGCGTTTCATTCTCAGTATCAGATGACAAGCAAAAACAGCTTCGTGAAGACCTGATGAATAAGGCAGTAGCAGATGCATCCTCTAAAGCCACTACGCTTGCTAAGAGCCTGGGTGTTGAGATAAACGGCGTGCAGACGTCATCTGTAAGTGAAACCGGCGTCTCCGGAGTAGATTCCAAATACGACATGCAAACCGAAACAGCAGCAGGAGCAGTGTCCACTCCAATTCAGCCAGGCGAGTCTACCGTCTCAATGTCAGTACAGGTCACTTACTACATTGAATAA
- a CDS encoding phosphoserine transaminase — protein sequence MKPTRVPNNPCFSSGPCAKHPGYSVEELKDTPFGRSHRSKPGKEKLAEAIKRTRDMLGLPDDYLVGIVPASDTGAFEMCLWSMLGCRGVDVLVWESFSKGWATDITKQLKLKDVRVFEAEYGKLPDLKKVDFKNDVVFVWNGTTSGVKVPNGDWIPDDREGLTLCDATSAIFAMDIPYHKLDVITFSWQKVLGGEGAHGMLILSPRAVQRLESYTPAWPLPKIFRLTKGDKLNKEIFEGSTINTPSMLANEDWLATLKWAESVGGLKPLIQRTNDNLAVFEAFVAKNNWIHFLAETKEIRSSTSVCFKVDLSDEKLKELIKTLEKEKVAYDIGSYRDAPSGLRIWCGATVEKEDLQCLCEWIEWAYNLVK from the coding sequence ATGAAACCAACACGAGTTCCTAATAATCCTTGTTTTTCGTCTGGGCCTTGTGCCAAACATCCAGGTTATTCTGTTGAAGAGCTGAAGGATACACCTTTTGGCCGGTCACACCGGAGCAAACCTGGCAAGGAAAAATTAGCTGAAGCGATTAAAAGAACAAGAGATATGCTTGGACTTCCTGATGATTATCTGGTAGGTATTGTACCGGCTTCCGATACAGGCGCTTTTGAAATGTGCTTGTGGTCCATGCTAGGGTGCCGCGGGGTTGATGTCCTTGTTTGGGAATCTTTCAGTAAAGGATGGGCAACCGACATCACTAAACAGTTAAAATTAAAAGATGTCAGAGTTTTTGAGGCAGAATACGGGAAATTACCAGATTTAAAGAAGGTCGATTTCAAGAATGATGTCGTCTTTGTCTGGAATGGAACTACTAGCGGAGTCAAAGTACCCAATGGCGATTGGATTCCTGATGACCGGGAAGGGCTCACGCTTTGCGATGCCACATCTGCTATATTTGCTATGGATATACCCTACCATAAACTGGATGTCATTACCTTCTCATGGCAGAAGGTTTTAGGTGGGGAAGGTGCACACGGAATGCTGATTTTATCCCCGCGGGCTGTTCAGCGGTTAGAAAGCTATACTCCTGCCTGGCCATTACCCAAGATTTTCCGACTGACCAAAGGCGATAAACTGAATAAGGAGATTTTTGAAGGCTCTACTATTAACACCCCATCTATGCTGGCTAATGAAGATTGGCTGGCAACACTAAAATGGGCAGAGTCTGTCGGAGGGCTTAAGCCACTTATTCAGCGGACAAATGATAATCTGGCGGTCTTTGAGGCATTTGTTGCTAAAAACAACTGGATTCATTTCTTAGCGGAAACAAAAGAGATAAGGTCCAGTACCAGTGTCTGCTTTAAAGTTGATTTATCCGATGAAAAGCTTAAAGAACTGATTAAAACGCTTGAGAAAGAAAAAGTTGCTTATGACATCGGTTCTTACCGTGATGCCCCTTCGGGTTTGCGCATCTGGTGCGGTGCTACCGTCGAGAAAGAGGATTTACAATGCCTCTGTGAATGGATCGAATGGGCTTACAATCTGGTTAAATAA
- the purN gene encoding phosphoribosylglycinamide formyltransferase translates to MESENTKKLHIAIFASHRGTNMQAIIDACKIGDLNGEICAVISNNSNSQALEKARIAGIPEYHLSNKTHPEEEELDEAICKVLTESGADIVALAGYMKKLGPKVLKQYKGRILNIHPSLLPKYGGKGMYGIHVHRAVIDAGENTTGVTIHLVEEEYDAGKIIRQCEIEVLEGDTIDTLSKKVLEKENSFYVETLRLISEGVIKL, encoded by the coding sequence ATGGAAAGTGAAAATACAAAGAAATTACATATCGCAATATTTGCTTCCCACAGAGGAACTAATATGCAAGCGATTATTGATGCTTGCAAAATAGGAGATTTGAACGGGGAAATATGTGCTGTTATAAGCAATAACTCAAATTCGCAAGCCCTGGAAAAAGCAAGAATAGCAGGGATTCCTGAATATCACCTAAGTAATAAAACACATCCAGAAGAAGAAGAATTAGATGAAGCAATATGTAAAGTCCTAACTGAAAGTGGCGCAGATATAGTCGCCCTTGCAGGATATATGAAAAAACTAGGACCTAAGGTTTTAAAACAGTACAAAGGCCGTATACTTAACATTCATCCTTCACTCTTGCCCAAATATGGTGGCAAAGGAATGTATGGAATCCACGTACACAGAGCGGTTATTGATGCAGGAGAGAATACAACGGGGGTTACAATTCATTTGGTAGAGGAGGAATATGATGCAGGGAAGATAATTCGGCAATGTGAAATTGAAGTTCTGGAGGGCGATACAATAGATACATTGTCAAAAAAGGTACTTGAAAAAGAAAACTCCTTCTATGTGGAGACCTTGAGATTAATAAGCGAAGGTGTAATTAAATTGTAA